A genome region from Hymenobacter tibetensis includes the following:
- a CDS encoding endonuclease yields the protein MKHLFSRILGAVLAFTSLATSAQVMPPPPPVTLQGQPLKRWLRQNWYDGQRTVLSYSAARGKMYNYIDNQNGSVVCVYSGYTENTPLDSVSTNPGVVTRINCEHSIPQSWFNETVRMRSDIHHLFPTYDTWNSDRGSDPFAEIPDAQTLKWVRGTQSQNTIPTTNINEWSEDTNTQFEPREDHKGNLARAAFYFYTMHQGQAFDAGKDTITALADLNTLYQWHLADPVDARERERNRRTAKSQGNFNPYIAYPDLVARAYGFQVVPTFSFATATGSVSEGNTGTTTYTTTVTLTPAPTSTIIANVLLNPVTSTALEGSDFTFIWPQILIFTPGMTRQTVTLTVNGDTTPEADETVVLRLLPTTLGGAVGAPATHELTITNDDGTPPSVRFAAATGSVTEGNADTTTYTVNVTAENIPAGGVTVPVAVDAATTTATAADFLLNTNSLTFAAGTATQTQAVTVTVTGDATPEPNETVRLRLGTPTNAAVLLLAPTAHTLTILNDDQAPAGSPCTDPYFSEYVEGSATNTKALEIFNPTSSPINLAAYRIDLYANGSNTPTATQLLTGTIAPGDVYVVANTGVVSPVVLAQTDLQSAVGFFNGNDAIALMEGSDTLDIIGVVGVDPGSTWTIPGGSTTNNTLVRRPNVARGEGRWSVAAATWQALGTDVYTNVGSHTSAACVVSSTTKNAPLNTGLAVYPNPAATTVQVQVSGLRGRHSASINLYNALGQLVLAQTQPLTGAETATLDVQKLPAGLYSVRVTVDGTRYTSRVAVKP from the coding sequence ATGAAACACCTCTTCTCTCGCATACTAGGGGCAGTATTGGCTTTCACTAGCCTGGCCACTTCGGCTCAAGTAATGCCTCCTCCCCCACCCGTTACGCTTCAGGGGCAGCCGTTGAAACGTTGGCTGCGCCAAAACTGGTACGACGGCCAGCGCACCGTGCTTAGCTACAGCGCGGCCCGTGGCAAAATGTACAATTACATCGACAACCAGAACGGCAGCGTGGTGTGCGTCTACTCGGGCTACACCGAAAACACGCCGCTCGACTCCGTCAGCACCAACCCCGGCGTGGTGACCCGGATCAACTGCGAGCATTCCATTCCGCAGTCGTGGTTCAATGAAACCGTGCGGATGCGCTCCGACATTCACCACCTTTTCCCTACCTACGACACGTGGAACTCCGATCGGGGCTCGGACCCATTTGCTGAAATTCCGGATGCCCAAACGCTGAAATGGGTACGGGGCACGCAAAGCCAAAACACCATTCCTACCACCAACATCAACGAGTGGAGCGAGGACACTAACACGCAATTCGAGCCGCGCGAAGATCACAAAGGCAACTTGGCCCGGGCAGCGTTCTACTTCTACACCATGCACCAGGGCCAGGCATTCGATGCCGGCAAGGATACCATCACCGCTTTGGCCGATCTGAACACGCTGTATCAGTGGCACCTCGCCGACCCGGTAGACGCTCGGGAGCGGGAACGGAACCGGCGCACGGCCAAAAGCCAAGGCAACTTCAACCCTTACATTGCTTACCCTGATTTGGTAGCCCGCGCCTACGGCTTTCAAGTGGTTCCCACGTTTAGCTTCGCAACAGCTACCGGCAGTGTAAGTGAGGGCAACACCGGCACCACCACCTACACCACCACCGTAACGCTGACGCCCGCACCTACTTCGACGATTATTGCAAATGTGCTTCTCAACCCCGTTACTTCCACCGCCCTTGAAGGTTCCGATTTCACATTCATCTGGCCTCAAATTCTGATATTCACACCTGGCATGACCCGCCAGACGGTAACACTAACGGTGAACGGCGACACCACACCCGAAGCCGACGAAACCGTAGTGCTGCGGCTTCTACCAACGACCCTTGGAGGAGCGGTTGGGGCACCAGCCACGCACGAGCTAACGATTACTAACGACGACGGCACGCCGCCTTCAGTGCGTTTTGCGGCCGCTACGGGCTCTGTTACGGAGGGCAACGCTGACACCACCACTTACACCGTGAACGTAACGGCCGAGAATATTCCGGCAGGTGGCGTGACGGTGCCGGTTGCAGTGGATGCTGCCACTACTACGGCCACGGCCGCTGATTTCCTTCTGAATACCAATTCGTTGACCTTCGCAGCAGGCACGGCCACCCAAACGCAAGCCGTGACAGTAACGGTAACCGGCGACGCCACTCCCGAACCCAACGAGACAGTGCGTTTGCGCCTCGGTACGCCAACCAACGCGGCCGTGCTCTTGCTTGCGCCCACCGCTCATACGCTTACCATCCTCAACGACGACCAGGCCCCAGCAGGCTCGCCTTGCACCGACCCGTACTTCTCGGAATATGTGGAAGGATCGGCGACAAACACTAAGGCGCTGGAGATTTTCAACCCTACCTCATCCCCCATCAACCTAGCTGCTTACCGCATCGATTTGTATGCCAATGGCTCGAATACGCCCACTGCCACGCAATTGCTCACCGGTACCATTGCGCCCGGCGACGTGTATGTGGTAGCTAACACAGGCGTGGTATCGCCGGTAGTTTTAGCCCAAACTGACTTGCAGTCGGCGGTTGGGTTCTTCAACGGCAATGACGCCATTGCCTTGATGGAAGGCTCCGACACGCTTGATATAATTGGCGTAGTAGGCGTAGACCCAGGCTCCACCTGGACTATTCCCGGCGGCTCAACCACCAACAATACGCTTGTGCGCCGGCCCAATGTGGCTCGCGGCGAAGGCCGCTGGAGCGTAGCCGCCGCCACTTGGCAGGCGCTGGGCACCGATGTGTACACCAACGTCGGTAGCCACACCAGCGCGGCTTGTGTAGTTAGCTCCACTACCAAAAACGCGCCGCTGAATACTGGCTTGGCGGTGTACCCCAACCCGGCCGCAACCACCGTGCAGGTGCAAGTATCCGGCTTGCGCGGCCGCCATTCGGCGAGTATTAACCTCTACAACGCGCTGGGCCAGTTGGTACTAGCCCAAACCCAGCCCCTAACCGGCGCCGAAACGGCCACCCTAGACGTCCAGAAGCTCCCAGCCGGCCTCTACTCTGTCCGGGTGACGGTTGATGGAACACGGTACACCAGCCGCGTGGCCGTGAAGCCGTAG
- a CDS encoding Gfo/Idh/MocA family protein: MPVTPNHLASRRQFVRQASLTAAVAAMAGPAAALPLAAASATTKDETQRKLGFAIVGLGKFATQQMMPAFKDCKHAKITALVSGSPDKAKQLAAEYGVDPKSVYSYDNFDSIKDNPAVDVVYIVLPPSLHMEYTVRAAKAGKHVLSEKPMATSVADCQKMIDACNKAGKKLMVAYRAQFEPFNLDAIARIKKGELGKLRQITADHGRIVKPTEEKAEAWRVVKKTAGGGSLMDIGIYSLNAARYLTGEEPVEVTAQEYTDKSDPRFKEVEDVIHFTLRFPSGVLASCTSAYSIQEVKRYRVFGDKAYLDLDPATDYYKHNMTIGTKEGEMKASLKEGNQFAAELDHMAECVLENKTPKTPGEEGLKDVRIIMAIYEAARTGKKVKV, translated from the coding sequence ATGCCTGTTACACCCAATCACCTTGCATCGCGCCGGCAGTTTGTGCGGCAAGCCAGCTTAACGGCCGCCGTAGCTGCCATGGCCGGGCCAGCCGCCGCGCTGCCCCTTGCTGCGGCAAGCGCTACTACCAAAGACGAAACCCAACGCAAGCTCGGCTTCGCCATCGTGGGCCTCGGCAAGTTTGCCACCCAGCAGATGATGCCAGCTTTCAAAGACTGCAAGCACGCCAAAATCACGGCTTTGGTCAGCGGCTCGCCAGACAAAGCCAAGCAACTGGCCGCCGAGTACGGCGTAGACCCCAAGAGCGTCTATAGCTACGACAACTTCGATTCCATCAAGGACAATCCGGCCGTTGATGTGGTGTACATCGTGCTGCCGCCTTCCCTGCACATGGAGTACACGGTGCGGGCCGCCAAAGCGGGCAAGCACGTGCTCAGCGAGAAGCCCATGGCCACTTCGGTAGCAGATTGCCAAAAAATGATTGACGCCTGCAACAAGGCGGGTAAAAAGCTGATGGTAGCCTACCGCGCGCAGTTCGAGCCGTTCAACCTGGATGCTATTGCGCGCATCAAGAAAGGCGAGCTAGGCAAGCTCCGCCAGATTACGGCCGACCACGGCCGCATTGTGAAGCCCACCGAAGAGAAGGCAGAAGCCTGGCGCGTGGTGAAGAAAACGGCCGGCGGCGGGTCACTCATGGACATCGGCATCTACTCCCTAAACGCCGCCCGCTACCTCACCGGCGAGGAGCCCGTGGAAGTAACGGCTCAAGAATACACCGACAAGTCGGACCCGCGGTTCAAGGAAGTGGAAGACGTGATTCACTTCACGCTGCGTTTTCCGAGTGGCGTGCTGGCCTCCTGCACCAGCGCATACAGCATCCAGGAAGTGAAGCGCTACCGCGTGTTTGGCGATAAAGCCTACCTCGACCTTGACCCGGCTACCGACTACTACAAGCACAACATGACCATCGGGACCAAGGAGGGCGAAATGAAAGCTAGCCTCAAGGAAGGCAACCAATTCGCCGCCGAGCTAGACCACATGGCTGAGTGCGTGCTGGAAAACAAAACGCCTAAAACACCCGGCGAAGAAGGCCTCAAAGACGTCCGCATCATCATGGCCATTTATGAGGCCGCCCGGACGGGCAAGAAGGTGAAAGTGTAA
- the kdpF gene encoding K(+)-transporting ATPase subunit F, producing MIALFVLSLAVFGYLIYVLLKPERF from the coding sequence ATGATTGCCCTCTTTGTCTTGTCGCTGGCCGTGTTTGGCTACCTGATTTACGTGCTGCTCAAGCCCGAACGATTCTAA
- the kdpC gene encoding potassium-transporting ATPase subunit KdpC: MKNNLLPAFRLSLAMLVLCCVVYPAIVWGAAQLSPGKGEGVQVSHKGRVVGFANVGQKFDRPEYFNTRPSAVDYNASGSAGSNKGPSNPEYLKEVQTRAGAFLQQNPTVTRNQVPAELVTASGSGLDPHLSPAGAYAQVERIARLRNVPVERVRELVKSHIDEPIIVFFGPATVNVLRLNLALDELAPIRH; this comes from the coding sequence ATGAAAAATAACCTGCTTCCTGCATTCCGTCTTTCTCTTGCCATGCTCGTGCTGTGCTGCGTGGTGTACCCCGCTATTGTGTGGGGCGCGGCGCAACTCTCGCCGGGTAAAGGAGAGGGCGTACAAGTGAGTCATAAAGGCCGCGTGGTGGGCTTCGCCAACGTCGGCCAGAAATTCGACCGGCCCGAGTACTTCAACACCCGCCCGTCCGCCGTGGACTACAACGCTAGCGGCTCGGCCGGCTCCAACAAAGGCCCGAGCAACCCCGAATACCTGAAAGAAGTGCAGACCCGGGCGGGGGCTTTCTTGCAGCAAAACCCAACGGTAACGCGTAACCAAGTGCCGGCCGAACTAGTTACGGCCAGCGGTTCGGGCCTCGATCCGCACTTGTCGCCAGCCGGGGCGTACGCGCAGGTGGAGCGGATTGCTCGTCTGCGGAACGTGCCGGTGGAGCGGGTTCGGGAGCTGGTGAAAAGCCACATCGACGAGCCTATCATTGTGTTCTTTGGCCCGGCTACTGTGAACGTATTGCGTCTGAACTTGGCCCTGGATGAATTGGCGCCGATTCGCCACTAA
- a CDS encoding GNAT family N-acetyltransferase, with protein MSFPIQHQPQDQEFTATVDGHSAELAYSQPNPETIDFAHTFVDEELRGKGVGEALAQEGLNYAREQGLRVLTSCKFMAAYVKRHPEYQDLLAK; from the coding sequence ATGTCGTTCCCTATTCAGCACCAGCCTCAAGACCAAGAATTCACTGCCACCGTTGATGGGCACTCGGCCGAACTAGCCTACAGCCAGCCCAACCCCGAAACCATTGATTTCGCCCACACCTTCGTCGATGAAGAGTTGCGCGGCAAAGGGGTAGGCGAGGCGCTGGCCCAGGAAGGACTCAACTACGCCCGTGAGCAAGGCTTGCGCGTGCTTACCAGCTGCAAATTCATGGCCGCTTACGTCAAGCGCCACCCCGAGTACCAGGATTTGCTGGCGAAGTAG
- the kdpA gene encoding potassium-transporting ATPase subunit KdpA produces MNSELLGIIGIYLLTLVLAIPLGRYLARVFKGEKNALDFLAPLERGVFRLSGIDAKRDMTWQQHMVALLTINLVWFLLAMVVLCTQGALPLNPDGNPSMTPDLAFNTAISFLVNCNLQHYSGESGLSYLSQLVVITFLQFVSAATGIAAAVVVINALQTRTTDKLGNFYDYFVKSITRLLLPGSLVVALILVFNGTPMTLQGKQQLVTVQGDSVAVSRGPVAAMVAIKELGTNGGGFFGANSAHPLENPNYLTNATENIALTIIPMAMIFALGFYLKRRRLSLMIFGVMTIGFVALLAPTVYYELQGNPAISHMGVDQSLGALEGKEMRFGAAASAYWSITNTVISCGSINSMHDSFMPISGMSQLLGMMTNAFYGGCGVGLLNFFAYLIIAVFVAGLMVGRTPEFLGKKIEAREMKIAVIVTLLHPLLILAGTALAAHTYVGNPTEYAGWLANPSYHGFSEMLYEYTSSAANNGSGFEGLGDNTPFWNITTGVVLLLSRYLPIIGPVAIAGLLARKKYTPEGVGTLPADTATFGVMVLAVIVIIAALAFFPALALGPLAEHFSLY; encoded by the coding sequence ATGAATTCTGAACTACTAGGCATCATCGGCATCTACTTGCTGACGTTGGTGCTAGCCATTCCGCTGGGCCGTTATCTGGCGCGCGTGTTCAAAGGCGAAAAGAACGCCCTGGATTTTCTGGCTCCTCTCGAACGGGGAGTGTTTCGCCTTTCCGGCATTGATGCCAAGCGCGACATGACCTGGCAGCAGCACATGGTGGCGCTACTGACCATCAACCTAGTGTGGTTCCTGCTGGCCATGGTGGTGCTGTGTACGCAAGGCGCCTTGCCACTCAACCCCGACGGCAACCCCTCCATGACGCCCGATCTGGCATTCAATACGGCCATTTCGTTTCTGGTGAACTGCAACCTCCAGCACTACTCCGGCGAATCGGGGCTGAGCTACCTCTCGCAGCTAGTGGTTATCACCTTCCTGCAATTCGTGTCGGCGGCTACGGGTATTGCCGCTGCCGTAGTGGTCATCAACGCCTTGCAAACCCGCACCACCGACAAGCTGGGCAACTTCTACGACTACTTCGTGAAGAGTATCACGCGGTTGCTGCTGCCGGGTTCCCTCGTGGTGGCCCTGATTCTCGTGTTCAACGGCACCCCCATGACCCTGCAAGGCAAGCAGCAACTCGTAACTGTGCAGGGCGATTCGGTGGCCGTGTCGCGCGGGCCGGTGGCGGCCATGGTGGCCATCAAGGAGCTGGGTACCAACGGGGGCGGCTTCTTCGGAGCCAACTCAGCCCACCCGCTCGAAAACCCCAACTACCTCACCAACGCCACCGAAAACATTGCCCTCACCATCATCCCGATGGCCATGATTTTCGCGCTGGGGTTCTACCTAAAGCGCCGCCGCTTGTCATTGATGATTTTCGGAGTGATGACCATCGGCTTTGTGGCCCTGCTAGCTCCCACGGTGTACTATGAACTGCAAGGCAACCCCGCCATCAGCCACATGGGCGTCGACCAAAGCTTGGGCGCGCTGGAAGGCAAAGAAATGCGCTTCGGTGCGGCGGCTTCTGCCTACTGGTCTATCACCAACACGGTTATCAGCTGCGGCTCCATCAACTCCATGCACGATTCGTTCATGCCGATTTCGGGGATGAGCCAGCTGCTGGGCATGATGACCAACGCCTTTTACGGGGGCTGCGGCGTGGGCTTGCTCAACTTCTTCGCCTACCTCATCATTGCCGTGTTTGTGGCCGGGCTGATGGTGGGCCGCACGCCCGAGTTCCTGGGCAAGAAAATCGAAGCCCGCGAAATGAAAATTGCTGTCATCGTAACGCTGCTGCACCCGCTGCTGATTCTGGCGGGCACGGCCTTAGCCGCGCACACCTACGTGGGCAACCCCACCGAATACGCCGGCTGGCTGGCCAACCCTAGCTACCATGGTTTCTCGGAAATGCTCTACGAATACACCTCCTCGGCTGCCAACAACGGTTCGGGCTTCGAGGGCCTCGGCGACAACACACCATTCTGGAACATCACCACCGGCGTGGTGCTGCTTTTGTCGCGGTACCTGCCCATCATCGGGCCGGTAGCCATTGCCGGCCTGTTGGCCCGCAAGAAATACACCCCCGAAGGCGTCGGCACCCTGCCCGCCGACACGGCCACTTTCGGGGTGATGGTGCTGGCTGTCATCGTCATCATTGCCGCCCTGGCTTTCTTCCCCGCCCTGGCGCTAGGCCCGCTGGCCGAGCATTTCTCGCTGTACTAA
- a CDS encoding sigma-54-dependent transcriptional regulator, whose protein sequence is MSKGTLLLIDDEASLRQLLQRVLELEEYKVVAAPDSRRGLELLQQYASEILVVLSDVKLPDGHGLSLLPRYKAVAPLAEVILMTAFGTIADGVQAMKQGAFDYLTKGDSDDQLVVVVERAADKARLQRRVAELEKQLTSPFTFDSMIGHSAPLAQAKALALRVAPTDSTVLLEGPTGSGKELFAQAIHTASARRSKPFVAVNCSAFPKDLLESELFGYRKGAFTGALADKRGLMEEANSGTLFLDEIGELPLELQAKMLRVLETQSFTKLGDTKPLSVNVRIVAATNRNLRQEAEEGHFRPDLYYRLAVFTVAVPPLNARREDIEPLATHFLHFYAAKLRKRLRGMEPQVLTQLQRHDWRGNVRELKNVLERAAILADTDTLTVDDLPTEFQYFAAEPVADEASDKTLRTLEKRQIRAVLQETGGNKMEAARQLGIGTKTLYRKIQEYGL, encoded by the coding sequence ATGTCCAAGGGAACCCTGCTGTTAATAGACGACGAAGCAAGCCTGCGCCAGTTGCTGCAGCGCGTGCTAGAATTAGAAGAATACAAAGTAGTAGCGGCTCCAGACAGCCGGCGTGGCCTTGAGCTACTGCAGCAATACGCTTCCGAAATCTTAGTAGTGCTGTCGGACGTGAAGCTGCCCGACGGCCACGGCCTGAGCTTGCTGCCGCGCTACAAAGCCGTGGCGCCGCTGGCCGAGGTCATCCTGATGACAGCCTTTGGCACTATTGCCGATGGCGTCCAGGCCATGAAGCAAGGCGCTTTCGACTACCTAACTAAAGGCGACTCCGACGACCAGCTCGTGGTGGTCGTGGAGCGTGCCGCCGACAAAGCCCGCCTGCAGCGCCGCGTAGCCGAACTGGAAAAGCAACTCACCTCGCCGTTTACCTTCGATTCAATGATCGGACATTCGGCCCCACTTGCGCAGGCCAAAGCGCTGGCCTTGCGCGTGGCACCAACTGATAGCACGGTGCTGCTGGAAGGCCCTACGGGTTCGGGCAAGGAGCTGTTTGCGCAGGCTATCCACACGGCCAGTGCGCGCCGCAGTAAGCCGTTCGTGGCCGTCAATTGCAGTGCCTTTCCCAAGGACTTGTTGGAGTCCGAGCTATTTGGTTACCGCAAAGGCGCTTTCACCGGGGCCCTGGCTGATAAGCGGGGGCTGATGGAGGAGGCCAATAGCGGTACGTTGTTTCTCGATGAAATCGGGGAGCTGCCGCTCGAGCTGCAAGCTAAGATGCTGCGCGTGCTCGAGACCCAGAGCTTCACCAAGCTTGGCGACACCAAGCCCCTATCCGTGAACGTGCGCATTGTGGCCGCCACCAACCGCAACCTGCGCCAAGAAGCCGAAGAAGGCCATTTCCGCCCCGACCTCTACTACCGCCTGGCCGTGTTCACCGTGGCCGTGCCCCCGCTCAATGCCCGCCGCGAAGACATCGAGCCCCTGGCCACGCACTTCCTGCACTTCTACGCCGCCAAGCTGCGCAAGCGCCTGCGCGGCATGGAGCCACAAGTACTGACGCAGCTTCAGCGCCACGACTGGCGCGGCAATGTGCGGGAACTGAAAAACGTGCTGGAGCGCGCCGCCATCCTCGCCGACACCGACACGCTAACTGTAGATGACCTGCCTACCGAGTTTCAATATTTCGCCGCGGAGCCAGTAGCCGATGAAGCCTCCGATAAAACCCTGCGTACCCTAGAAAAGCGCCAGATCCGAGCGGTGCTGCAAGAAACCGGCGGCAACAAAATGGAAGCCGCCCGACAACTCGGTATTGGCACCAAAACCCTTTACCGTAAGATTCAAGAGTACGGGCTGTAG
- a CDS encoding GNAT family N-acetyltransferase, producing the protein MIILHPLTATHWLEVRNIYEEGIATGNATFTTTAPSWEEWDSSHLPHSRLVAVEADQGGLKHNVLGWAALSPVSGRCVYGGVAEVSVYVAQEARGRGLGRQLLAALITESEANGIWTLQAGVFPENVASITIHLQAGFREVGRRERIGKLHGIWRDTLLLERRSASVGADAAPTCGS; encoded by the coding sequence ATGATAATATTACACCCTCTGACGGCTACGCACTGGCTTGAAGTGCGAAACATTTACGAGGAAGGTATTGCCACCGGCAATGCTACGTTCACGACAACGGCTCCATCCTGGGAAGAATGGGACAGCAGCCACCTACCACACAGCCGCCTTGTGGCAGTGGAGGCCGACCAGGGTGGATTGAAGCACAACGTGTTGGGCTGGGCTGCACTATCCCCGGTTTCGGGGCGCTGCGTGTACGGTGGGGTAGCTGAAGTGAGCGTGTACGTGGCGCAGGAAGCGAGAGGGCGCGGCCTGGGCCGGCAGCTGTTGGCCGCATTAATTACGGAATCTGAAGCCAATGGTATCTGGACGCTACAGGCTGGCGTTTTTCCTGAAAACGTTGCAAGCATCACTATTCACCTGCAAGCGGGCTTTCGGGAAGTAGGCCGGCGTGAGCGAATTGGGAAGTTACACGGTATCTGGCGCGACACGCTACTGCTCGAACGCCGGAGCGCCTCGGTAGGAGCCGACGCAGCGCCGACCTGCGGCTCGTAG
- a CDS encoding fasciclin domain-containing protein gives MKDMQMSSTGAATNMSTSGGVMVGGAMMTPDKDIVDNAVGSSEHTTLVAAVKAGGLVETLKGAGPFTVFAPTNAAFEKLPAGTVNTLVMPENKQKLTTILTYHVVPGRLMAADLKDGQTLTTVEGETLTVSAKGGSVMLRDAKGGTATVTTPNVVSSNGITHVIDAVLMPTK, from the coding sequence ATGAAGGACATGCAAATGAGCAGCACGGGTGCGGCAACCAACATGAGCACCTCCGGCGGTGTGATGGTGGGCGGCGCCATGATGACGCCCGATAAAGACATCGTTGATAATGCGGTAGGTTCTTCAGAGCACACCACCTTGGTAGCCGCTGTGAAAGCGGGTGGTTTGGTGGAAACCCTGAAGGGCGCTGGTCCTTTCACGGTATTTGCCCCCACCAATGCGGCGTTTGAAAAGTTGCCGGCTGGCACCGTCAACACACTGGTGATGCCCGAGAACAAGCAGAAACTGACCACCATCCTAACCTACCACGTAGTACCCGGCCGCCTGATGGCCGCCGACCTCAAAGATGGCCAAACACTAACCACCGTGGAAGGTGAAACGCTAACCGTATCAGCCAAAGGAGGCTCGGTAATGCTGCGCGACGCTAAAGGCGGCACGGCCACCGTAACAACGCCAAATGTGGTATCCAGCAACGGTATCACTCACGTCATTGACGCCGTATTGATGCCTACTAAGTAA
- the kdpB gene encoding potassium-transporting ATPase subunit KdpB, producing the protein MASKSQSLFQPELLSEAVKQAFVKLDPRIMFRNPVMFTVEVGTVVMLLVTLGLLVQPDAAQGSFGYNFTVFLVLFLTLLFANFAEAIAEARGKAQAETLRKTREETPARVIDANGNITSVSSSQLQKGQEFIVEAGEIIPTDGEIIEGLATIDESAITGESAPVIREAGGDKSSVTGGTKVLSDRIRVVVTTAPGESFLDKMIALVEGASRQKTPNEIALTILLAGFTLVFVIVCVTLAPFADYSKTPIAISAFIALFVCLIPTTIGGLLSAIGIAGMDRALRANVITKSGKAVETAGDIDVLLLDKTGTITIGNRKATHFWPAPGVDERQFIEFATVSSLSDDTPEGKSIVELAREKQVDPQALRSRLEGAELIKFTAETRSSGVTLANGTRIRKGASDAIRQLAVKANQPFPQEVTQRTDAVASNGGTPLVVSENDRVLGVVELQDIIKPGIQERFERLRKMGIKTVMVTGDNPLTAKFIAEKSGVDDFIAEAKPEDKMTYIRNEQQQGKLVAMMGDGTNDAPALAQADVGVAMNSGTQAAKEAGNMVDLDNDPTKLIEVVEIGKQLLMTRGTLTTFSIANDVAKYFAIVPALFMVAIPALGALNIMGLKSPQSAILSAVIFNAIIIPALVPLALRGVAYKPIGASALLRRNLLIYGLGGVIVPFIGIKLIDLVVGVFL; encoded by the coding sequence ATGGCTTCCAAATCTCAATCCTTATTTCAACCCGAGCTGCTATCCGAAGCTGTGAAACAGGCTTTCGTGAAGCTCGACCCGCGCATCATGTTTCGCAATCCGGTGATGTTCACCGTGGAAGTCGGGACGGTGGTGATGCTGCTCGTGACGCTCGGGCTGCTGGTGCAGCCTGATGCCGCGCAAGGCAGCTTCGGCTACAATTTCACCGTGTTTCTGGTGCTGTTCCTGACCTTGCTGTTCGCCAATTTCGCCGAAGCCATTGCCGAAGCCCGCGGCAAAGCCCAAGCCGAAACCCTGCGCAAAACCCGCGAAGAAACCCCCGCCCGCGTTATCGACGCCAACGGCAACATCACCTCGGTTAGCTCCTCGCAGCTCCAGAAAGGGCAGGAGTTCATTGTGGAAGCCGGCGAGATCATTCCGACCGATGGCGAGATTATCGAGGGGCTAGCCACCATTGATGAGTCGGCTATTACTGGCGAATCGGCCCCGGTGATTCGGGAAGCGGGTGGCGACAAATCCTCGGTGACGGGCGGTACCAAGGTGCTGTCGGACCGGATTCGGGTGGTGGTGACGACGGCGCCCGGCGAATCGTTTCTGGACAAGATGATTGCGCTGGTGGAAGGCGCTTCGCGGCAGAAAACGCCCAACGAAATTGCCCTCACCATTCTGCTGGCGGGCTTCACGCTGGTGTTCGTGATTGTGTGCGTGACCTTGGCGCCATTTGCCGATTACTCGAAAACGCCCATTGCCATTTCCGCCTTCATTGCGCTGTTTGTGTGTTTGATTCCGACCACCATTGGCGGTTTGCTCTCGGCCATTGGTATTGCGGGCATGGACCGGGCGTTGCGCGCCAACGTCATCACCAAGAGCGGCAAAGCTGTGGAAACGGCCGGCGACATCGACGTGCTGCTGCTCGACAAAACCGGCACCATCACCATCGGCAACCGCAAAGCCACCCACTTCTGGCCCGCGCCGGGTGTCGATGAGCGGCAGTTCATTGAGTTTGCCACCGTGTCGTCGCTCTCCGACGATACGCCCGAAGGCAAATCCATTGTGGAGTTGGCCCGCGAAAAACAAGTGGACCCGCAAGCCCTGCGTAGCCGCTTGGAGGGTGCCGAACTTATCAAGTTCACGGCCGAAACCCGCAGCAGCGGCGTGACGCTCGCCAATGGGACCCGCATCCGCAAGGGCGCCTCCGATGCCATCCGCCAGCTCGCCGTGAAAGCCAACCAGCCCTTCCCGCAGGAAGTCACGCAACGCACCGACGCCGTGGCCAGCAACGGTGGTACGCCGCTGGTAGTCAGTGAAAACGACCGGGTGCTCGGGGTGGTGGAGCTGCAAGACATCATTAAGCCCGGCATTCAGGAACGGTTTGAGCGCCTGCGCAAAATGGGTATCAAGACCGTGATGGTCACCGGCGACAACCCGCTCACGGCCAAGTTCATTGCAGAAAAATCGGGAGTTGACGACTTCATTGCCGAAGCCAAGCCTGAGGATAAAATGACCTACATCCGCAACGAGCAGCAGCAAGGCAAGCTGGTAGCCATGATGGGCGACGGCACCAACGACGCCCCCGCCCTGGCCCAAGCCGACGTGGGAGTGGCCATGAACTCCGGTACCCAAGCCGCCAAGGAAGCCGGCAACATGGTCGACCTCGACAACGACCCCACCAAGCTCATCGAGGTAGTGGAAATCGGCAAGCAGCTGCTCATGACCCGCGGCACGCTCACCACCTTTAGCATCGCCAACGACGTGGCCAAGTACTTCGCCATCGTGCCAGCCTTGTTTATGGTCGCCATTCCGGCCCTTGGCGCCTTGAATATTATGGGCCTGAAGTCGCCGCAGTCGGCCATCCTGAGCGCCGTGATTTTCAACGCCATCATCATCCCGGCTTTGGTGCCGCTGGCCCTGCGCGGCGTGGCTTACAAACCCATTGGCGCTTCCGCTTTGCTGCGCCGCAACCTGCTCATCTATGGCCTCGGTGGCGTCATCGTCCCCTTCATCGGCATCAAGCTGATTGACTTGGTGGTAGGCGTGTTCCTGTAG